One segment of Leguminivora glycinivorella isolate SPB_JAAS2020 chromosome 12, LegGlyc_1.1, whole genome shotgun sequence DNA contains the following:
- the LOC125231681 gene encoding protein lifeguard 1-like → MLLGAYTLAEGVILGMLASSYARNVVLMAVAITTVTSLVITVFALNTKYDFTTWGGFLICFSTPILVLGIICVFIRNNIIDYVYSAVTCIAFCMYLVYDTQLMILGKHRYTVGPDDYVFATLNLYVDTINTFMIVLDLLFKSKKE, encoded by the exons ATGTTACTTGGCGCTTACACCTTGGCAGAGGGAGTTATTCTGGGAATGTTGGCTAGCTCCTACGCACGTAATGTC GTTCTGATGGCAGTTGCTATTACGACAGTCACAAGTCTGGTTATAACTGTGTTTGCTCTGAACACCAAATATGACTTCACCACGTGGGGAGGATTTTTGATATGCTTCTCAACACCCATCTTAGTTCTTG gTATCATCTGTGTCTTCATTCGCAACAACATAATCGACTACGTCTACTCTGCAGTCACATGCATCGCTTTCTGCATGTACTTGGTATACGACACCCAACTTATGATACTAGGCAAACATAG GTACACTGTAGGTCCTGACGATTATGTGTTCGCGACGCTCAACTTGTATGTGGATACTATTAATACGTTCATGATTGTGTTGGATTTGTTATTTAAATCGAAGAAGGAATGA